The Novipirellula caenicola DNA segment AAAGAGCCAGTTCGTCCAGGGCATACACAGCTTCTTGCACCTGATTTTGCTCGCACAGCAGCAGCACCCTCAATGTGCCGGCGTACAAATCGTTCGGAGACTGAATTTGAACTGCAGTCAGGATCTTTTCGGCGTCGTCCAGACGTCCGTTATGAATTAGATTCGCAACCTGAGTCAGCTGCTGCTTCATCGTTTCGCGTTCCAGCTCCACATTGACTGGCTGCGAATCTGTCGTCGAACTCGCCAGAGGAGTGTTTTCGGACGGTTGACACCCGCAGAACGCCAACAAGAAAACGAGGACTCCGACGAAGTGCCGCCACCGCAACTCATCGGGTTGTCTTTTTTCACCAAGCATTTCTTGTCCCACGCGAGCCCACACACCAAGGGGGCAGTCGCTTTTTCGCATGCCGCCTGAAAATGATTTACGCCAACCTATCGGAGTCGGTTCAGCGGTGCAATCGATTGACGAACGACGAATCGAGCGATCGCCGAGCATCACAACGATGTTGTCGTTATTTCGCACCCAAAAACCTGATCGATGCCAGAGCAACGCTTGACCGATGCTCGATCAACGCCTGATCGCTCTCCGACCACCAACGGAAACGGTCAATCAAAAAGCGATGCGGGCAAGTGTACGCACGCACACTCCCTTGTGATTTTTCCCGCCAATTGAGCTCCCTCGTAGCATTTTAAGGTTGACACAACTGTGCCTGACCCAATAATCGCTGCATCAGCATTCGACGCCATAACGGCGACTTATCCATCCGTGCGAAGCTGATATCGCAACGAACGTCGCCATTACTGGCCCGTTCGCTCGCCGAGCTAATTTAGCTTGTTTGTTATTCTTGCCTATCTTGCGGACTTCTGCGAAGGGATACCGATCCCCTCCAATGTCATTTTTTTACTCTCTTCACAAAGGGGCTTTCGATGGTTTCGCGTCCTAAAACCAAGACTGGTTTTACACTGGTCGAACTACTTGTGGTCATTGCAATTATTGGAGTATTAGTCGGGCTGCTGCTGCCAGCAGTGCAAGCCGCTCGCGAAGCAGCTCGGCGGATGAGTTGTAGCAACAACATGAAGCAAATCGGGTTGGCGTTGCACAATTATCACTCGGCCTACAAGCAATTGCCGAAGCAATCGGGTGGCACCTATGACCTCGACAGTAGTGGCGGTAACAACAATCGCTTTCGTCTCAGTTGGCTGATTGGCATTACGCCGTTTATTGAACAACAGGCGCTGTGGGAACAAATCAGCAACCCGATGGACAGAAACAATGATGGCACGATTGATTACTACTCCATGGGACCTTGGCCTTGGCAAACGAACTATGAGCCTTGGATGACAGAGCTTCCGGCATTCCGATGCCCGAGCGATCCTGGAACCGGAGCCCCTGCGATGGCTCGAACCAACTACGCGGCCTGCATCGGTGACAGCACTGACTGGGTCAACTGGGGGTATTGGCGATGGCAGGGCGGTTCATGGAACCAGGGCCACATCAACAGCGCAAACGCGTCGAATCGTGGCTTCTTCTACAATCGCAGGTCGATGAAATTCCGTGACATGTTGGATGGCTTGTCAAACACGGTTGCGGTGGGTGAAATCGCCACCGGACTGGGTGACCGCGATATTCGCACCGACCCCTACTTCGGAATCGGCTGGGGTAAGATTCACGGCAACCCATCTGCTTGCCTTGATGCGGGGCTGACGGATCCAGAGCGACCTCAGTTCTGGGAACCGTCGATCGGCAATTCGAACCCAGGGCTGCGTAGCAATAGTTGGAAACGTGGCTTTCGCTGGAGTGATTCGGTACCAACCTACACCAGCTTTACGACCATGCTGCCGCCCAATCGCGAGGTTTGCATCGGTGGCAGTGGCGACTTTGACACAGGGGTTCTGCCACCAAGTAGCCGTCACCAAGGCGGTGTCCACATCTTGATGGGCGACGGAGCAGTGAAGTTCATTACCGACTCGATCGAAGCCGGAGATTCACGTTCGCCGGTGGTCAAGCAAGGTAGCCCCGGCATCGCCCCTGGATCGAAAAGCCCGTACGGCTTGTGGGGTGCTCTGGGTACCCGCGCTTCCAAAGAGACGATTGACAGCGAATTCTAAGCGTCGTTCAAAAACGACGACCGAATTTCGTACGGCTTGCTTTCGCGACTCTTCGCGTAGGTGAAAATCAATAGACAACGAAAGTCGATCTTGAAACACCGGCCCATCCAATGCAGCGGATGGTGCCGGTGTTTTTGTTTTGTGCACCGAGAAGCCTTCATGACGAAACTCAGCGACGACGGCGGGACTAGACTTCGCCAAAGTGCTGTTTGGCGACCATTTGAGCTCCTTTGATGTCGAGCTTGCCAGTGCCCAATTGCGGGATCTTATCGACCTCTAGAAAACTGTCCGACGAGGGGATGAACAGATTGGGCAAGCCGGCCGAGATCAATCCAGCACGCACTTCGTCGTAGGTTTTGGACGTCGGCAAATGCAGAACCACCAAGCGTTCGCCCTTCTTGGCATCCGGAACGGCCGTCACGCATACGGTGGGCTGCTCGATGTCGGATTCCTCAGCGGAACCGCATGCAGCCTCTTTGCCGGATTTGCAGCCGTACACTTTGGCGATCTCTTCTTCGACGCGAAGATGTGGCACCATTTCGCCGCCGATCTTTGAAAACCGACTCAGCCGTCCGGTGATATGCAGAAAACCTTGATCGTCGACGTTGGCGATGTCCCCGGTCACGTACCAGCCGTCTTGGACCACTTTGCGAGTCAATTCGTCTTGGTTGACATAGCCTTTCATCACGTTCGGTCCGGTGACCATCAGCATGCCGTCTTGCCCGGACAACCGTTCGCTGCCATCCTCGGGTGAAACGATTCGAGCACCAATGCCTGGCAAGGGGCGTCCCACGCTGCCTTCGATGCGGTCGGCTTGATACTTCGCCGCCGAACGGCTCGGCGGAATGTTGACCGACACCAGCGGGCTGAGTTCCGTTGCACCGTAGCCTTCGACCGGTCGAACACCAAATCGTTCTTCGAAGGCATCAAACAGTTCAGCCGGCATTTTCTCGGCACCCACAACCACCACATCCAGCGTGGCGAATTGCTCGGGTTCGACACGACGCAGGTAGCTTCGCAGAAACGTGGGAGTCCCCAACAACACTGACGCTTTGTATTTAGCGGCAAGCTTTCCAATTTGGCGTGCATCGAGCGGATTGAAATGATAGACCCCGGTCGGCCCCAACGTCATCACCGCCCACAACGTTACGCTATAGCCGAACGAGTGAAAGAAGGGCAGCACGCCGATCACGACGTCTTGGTAATTCAACCGGACGGCACGCTCGATCGCGTCGACATTGTGGCTGATGTTCGCCTGAGTCAGCATCACCCCCTTGGGCATCCCCGTCGATCCACTGGTGAAGATAATCGTCAGCAGGTCGTCCTTGTCGATTTTGTGAAGTCCAAGCACCCGATCGAGCACGGCCGCGGGCAGCAACACGGCTTGGATGAACGCAACCGCCTTGTCCCACGTCGTGACTTTGTCTTTAAGTGATTCGAGCAAAACGACATCGGCATCGAGCTGCAGATCCAACTTGCTTAGAAACTTTTCGCTGGTCAGAACGTGCTTGATCCCGGCCTCGTGAATGCAGTGATTCATCACCTGACTCGAAACGGTATAGTTCAGATTCGCGGTGACTCGGCGATCCATCGTCAATGCGATGTTGGTCGCAACACCTCCAACGCTAGGCGGCAGCAAGATCGCCACGGTGGACTCATCGCGATCGAGCACGTCGCGGCGGAGGACTCGGCGCAGCGCCAACACACGGGTCAACAGTTCACGGCCGGTGACCTCGGTGCCCATCGAATCGGCACACTGAACGATGCTTCCTTTTTTCCGCCAAACGCGGATGACGCGGCGGGCGAGTGTGGGAAACTTGTCGCGTTGTTCGATCGTTGCTCGCGCACCGAGCGACTGGACATGCGAGCGAACCAGTTCCAAGGGCGCATCGCCTTCGAGCGGCGGTCCAATGTAGAGCGTGAGCGTGCGGCGAAATTGGGTCGGCCACTTAAAAAAGAACTTGCCGCCTGAGAAACTGAAGACGCTGCCCCACATGCCTTCCAACCAAACCGGCATGATCGCCGCGTTGGTGCCTTTTAGGATCTTTTGGATCCCTGGTTTGAACGCCTGCAGCTGCCCCGTCCGCGTGATCGTGCCTTCGGGAAAAATCCCGATTACATCACCGTTAGACAAACCTTCGCGAGCGGTTTTTAGCGCGCGGCCAATCGATTTGGGGCCCGAGTACATCAGGATCGTATCAAACGCGCGGCCCAAATAGCCACCGATGCGGGAATTGAAATTCGCGCCGTCAACGACAAAGCGGACGTTCTTTGGCAACATCCACAGAAGCAGGATTCCATCGATCCAGGACACATGATTGCTGGCGATCACATAGCCACGGTCTTGAGGCAGATTCTCGAGCCCCACCACCCGCTTGCGGTAAAGCGTTGCCAGGATCGGACGCATGAAACCACGAACAAACCTTCGAGGCGAGAAGACCGCCAACAATACGATCAGGATCGCCAACACCGCGATCACGAGCAGTCCAATTTGCAATCCGTTCACTTTAAAAATCTCTCGCAATAAATTCGTTATCGTCGCAACACAGCGGAGCGATCCCGCGATCGCTGCAACGTTTTAAACATCCCGTGTTACCATAATGCAATCACGCGGGGGACGAAATCAGCCTGCCCGAGGTAGTATCGTCTTGGAAAACCCTTAGCAAAAGGGCTGCTCAGAGGGCCCAGCCTGCTTTACTATCGTCCGCGCAGCCTGACCCCGGCGAATGCGAACGAGACTGCCAGACTCTCTTACCTGAGCCCATCCTTCGGGTGACGGTGCGCCGCAGAGCGGCAGCGGGCAGGCATTTTTTCAGCGGTGCGGCGATGGAAAGGTTCGATTTTGACCGGGCGGGCCCTGCGCCGCTCTGCAATAAAAACCACCCGGCTCGTGCCAATAGAGATGAAACTGGGCTATAGCCGACCGCCTTCGGTCGCAGTGAATTCGGCGTACACCGGCAGATGGCTGGTGACCACCTCGGCATCGGCAAGGCTCATGTTGTAGACCCGCAAAAAGTCCAGAGCACCGCCACGGCCGAGATACTCACTGCAAAAGGTTGTATCCATCAAGATATTGCTGGTTTGGTAGCGGCCAAAAACATCGGTAGGAACGCTTCGCACCGCGGCCACGATGTTGTCCCCGACAAGCGTGGGCACCAAATAGGCATCATCAGCTTGGAACAGTCCGGTCAACACCACGTCGTCCTCGTTCCGCCCGTCATTGCGAACACTTTTCAGAATCCCAGGCAGCAGCGCAACTTCGACCGGAGCTTGGCCAAGATCGACTCGAATGTTCACTAGCGAGAAGGTCCAAGCGGTTTCCACCGACGGTTGGGCGGCTTGAAACCATGCCACCAGCGGATCATAGCCCATTTGATTCATGGGGTCGGCGACCGTGTAGGTTTGATTGCGATCGACACGAACTCGCGTGGTATCGAACACAAACGCCAATTGTTCCTGGCGTCCGGCAGGGCCGTTGGACTCACCAAGTACGAAATCGTAACGCCGACCGGATTGATTGATCTCGTCAACCAGCCGAGGGATCAAGTCACGTTCAATGGCGGCAATTTGCTGCAGCGCGACGATATCAAATTGGTGGACAATGCGAACGATGTTTTGGCGAGCAATTGGATTAGCCAACTTGGTCGGCCCAAAACCGTCGAGCGCCCACGACGCGATTCGCAGATTGGCGATGCGAGCCGGAGGTCGTGGCGAGACACTCGCCGGGGTCGCCGTCACGGCAGCGCGGCCGGTCGATGTGAACGGATTTTCAGACGTCGCTTGGGCAGAGGATGCAGCAATGCCCGAGACGAGTCGAGACGAATCGCCGCTGAACTCGGATTCGCCCGGAAAGCTCGTCAGCTCGGCGTCACCCCACAACTCGTTCTTGGGCGAAACGCGAACGCCATCAAGCCCTTGAATGTTATAGTTTTTGAAGAAATACCAGCCGCCACCGACAAGTAGCAGTACTACCACGGCGACTTGAATCGGATTGCCACGGGTAGAGTCTTCCATTGCTCAAACGAGTGATGCTTTAAAAGGAGTTGTAAGAATAAGAGGGCGGATCGAATTGAATGGATTAGGGGGAAATCGACCCGAACGTGTCTCGATTCCCATTTGCCGCCTCATGCGTCATCGATCCGAAAGCGGTCGCTTCATCACGCCGAGTGGTAAATTTGGACGCACTCGTACCACCATCGGCTACCTGCGCGAACCAAGAACTGCATTCGGTACATTCGCTAGGCTTTAACGTCGTTTCGTCGCACACCCCTATTTTGAAACCGCCGAGTCGCTGACACGATCGAAAACACGCGGTAGGATGATGCCCATGTGCAGAAGTCGAGTTTTGCACGAACCACCCCTATGTTTAGTCCGTTTTGCCCTCATTCTTACGAGCTGATACGAACCGTGAGCGAATCTATTAACGTCGACGTCCCTACCGTTGGTGAATCGATTAGCGAAGTGCAAATTGGTCAGTGGCTCAAACAAGAGGGAGACTGGGTCAAGGACGGGGAGGACCTCGTCGAAATCGAAACCGAAAAGGCATCGGTACAAATCCCTGCTCCCGGATCCGGATACCTTGAGAATATTCAAAAGGCATCCGAAGAATTCGCCGCCGTCGGCGAAACAATCGCTTCAATCCGCCTCAGCGACGCTCCCGATTCAAACGGCACCCCCCCGTCGGAACCTGCCGCTTCGGCGGGCGGCAGTTCAAGCCCTCAAGCTGCCAGCAGCCCGGCTGCTAGTGGTCCGGCTGCTGGCGGCCAACCCGCAGCGAGTGGCGGATCGACCGCGACCGGCACATCGGCTTCGTTCGTCATGCCCGCGGCAAAACGGTTGCTCGAAGAACATGGATTGTCGCAAAGCCAAGTGCCAGCCACCGGACCGGGGGGACGACTGTTAAAAGAAGACGTGTTGGCGTTCGTTCGCAACCGCGGCAATGCTCCGGCAGCCCCCGCAGCCCCCAAACCTGCGGCGAGCGTTCCTAGCCCCGCACCGCGTCCGACGGCGTCCACATCGTTGGTGGCCGAATCGGTTCCTAACCGCAGCGAAGAGGTCAAACCGCTCAGCATGCTGCGTCGCACCATCGCCGCGCGATTGGTCGAAGCCCAACAAACCGCGGCACTGTTGACCACGTTCAACGAAATTGACATGCAGCCAGTGATGGCGATCCGCAAAAAGTACAAGGACGCGTTCGCAGAACGTCATGGGGTCAAACTCGGGTTCATGTCGTTTTTCGCTAAAGCATCGGTCGAAGCACTGCGTCGCTACCCGCTGGTGAACGCGGAAATCCGTGATGACAATATTGTCTATCGCCATTACCACGATATCGGCGTCGCGATCGGAGGCGGCAAAGGATTGGTCGTTCCGATTTTGCGAAACGTCGAACGCATGTCGTTTGCCGACGTCGAAGCGGGGATTGCCGAATTTGCACGTCAAGCAGGCGAAAACCGATTGCAGCCAGCCGATTTGATTGGTGGCACGTTTACGATCAGCAACGGCGGCGTCTATGGATCGCTACTGAGCACTCCGATTGTGAATCCTCCGCAAAGCGGAATCCTCGGGTTGCACTCGATCCAAGAACGCCCTGTGGCAATCGATGGTAACGTCGTCATTCGTCCGATGATGTATGTAGCATTGACCTACGATCACCGCATCGTTGATGGCCGCGAAGCCGTAGGATTCCTCAAGACGATCAAAGAGATCATCGAGGATCCTGCTCGTTTGTTCTTGGAACTGTAAGCCACGTTTCGCCTAGGAAAGATCCCCCATGACCAAGGTCATTCTCGCCACTGATGGTTCACCCCAAGCGGATGACGCGATCGCATTCCTAAAACGATTGCCGATGCCGCGACCGGTCGACGTGGACATCGTGACGAACGTTTTCGTACCGCTCCACAATGGTGATTTGACCGATCCTCTGTTGCGTGATTTCCGCGAACACCAAGAAGCCGAGGCCAATCAGTATTTGGAGAGATCGGAAGCGGCGCTGGATGATTTCGCGGATACCGTGACTCGAAAATTCCTGCACGGCGATATCGGGCACAGCATTGTCGAGTTCGCCGAGCAAAACGAGAGTGATTTCATTGTCATGGGCGCGACCGGGCGTTCGGGAATCGGCCGGATTCTGTTGGGCAGCGTCAGCGACTATGTCGCCACGCATGCGACGTGCAATGTGATTGTCGCGCGGAAACCGCTGCATCAATGTTCGCAAGAAGATCCGATGAAGATCACCATCGGATACAACGATTGCGAAGGTTCCGACGAGGCAATCAGCGAGTTCACGAAACTCGACTGGACCACCACGGCCGCAATCAGTTTGCTGGGGGTGGTGCCGGTTTTTCAAGGCTTTAGCCCCGATCTGATGCCTAACATCGTGCAATACCGTAGCGAGCAACGGGTCGCCGCGATGCGGTATTTAAAGGCGGGGCGTGAACGATTGACCAGCGAGCACACGCAATTGTCCACCGATCAAATCTCGTGCGATGTGGTCGAGACCGATCACGTCGGCAACGCGATCATCGAACGGCTCGAAGAAAACAAGAACGACGTGATTGTGATTGGCGACTCGCACCGCAGCCGGATCAGCCGCATGCTATTGGGCAGTGTGTCGCGGTTCGTGCTGCAGCATGCTCACTGCAGCATGTGGATCGCGCGAGACAAAAACGCAGTCCATGATTAAGGCTAGGGCGGTGACGTAGCGAAAGTCGCCAAGACTTTCGGCGGATTACGTTGCGAACCGAAACTGTTGGCGGCTAGTTGATTTAGTGAAGTTTCCTGCGGCAAGGGTCGTATGATGGACTTCCTAGTCCGTCAATGGTGTATTCGACGGACTAGAAAGTCCGTCGTACGACTAAATCAACAAGCCGTTGACGAGTTTCGCTACCTCCACATCAGCCTACGCGAACCGGCTCGCTCCCCACACCTCGTTGCGGCTCGGCGGTACCAAGCCAGGTTTGTCGGGGTTTTGGTAAAGCAGCGTTTTGATCATCGCTTCGGAACCCGAAAAGCCGTCGTCGCGATCGTAATGCCACCGCTCGTGGGTCGGTAACCAATCGTCCGAAAGCGGCCACGGGTCAAACGGGTTGTAGCCAAGGTCTTGCTGCAGTTTGGACGAATCCATCGACACATCGCCGGCGCGGGGCGGCATGGGTCCGGCCTCGTGTCGCAGCGACTTGTGCAGCAGATCGGGATCGTACCCACCAATGCGATTGACGATCTGGCCTATTTGATAAAGCGTCAAACGCCGTGGTCCGCCAGCGTGATACAGCCCCGTCAGAGGCTTGTCCAACAGCGTCGCAAACAATCCGTTCATGCAATCGGTATAGGTCGGCGTCCGCACTTCGTCGGTAAACAGCGTTGCTGGTTTGTTCTGTTTGAACCGCGATGCGATCCAATCGATTGCACCAGCGTGCTCATTAAAACTGATTCCCATCGGTAACGAGATGCGAAGCACGCATGCGTTGTCGCACCGCGAGAGCACGACATTTTCGGCTTCGACCATCTTGGCACCGTAGACGGTCACCGGGTCGGTCGCATCTTGTTCGCTGTAGCTTCCGCCAACGCGGCCGGCGAACACCAAATCAACGGACAAGTGGATGACACGCGCATCATGCCGGATCGCTTGGGCAATCATGTTCTCGGCTCCGAGTACATTCACCCGATGCGCCATGTCGACATTCAATTCACATGATTTTAACCGACAACAACCACCAAAATTCAGCAGACTTCGGAAACCATATTCGTCCCACAACCGTGCCACGCTGTCGGCATCCTCGGCATCACAGGCGACAATGCCGTCGCCCGAAAGCGGCCACATATTGGATTGCCGAACCCCGATCACTTGATCGCCATACAGGTCGCGAAAGTAATGGAACGCGTTGTATCCAGGCACGCCTGCGATCCCGCTGACCAGCATCGGCAGCGGCGGTGAAGCGTCGTCTTCGTAGTGGGGGTCCAGCAAATCCATGAACGTTGTTTCGTCTTGTGCGTCAGATTGTAGCCAAGGGCGCCCTTGCCACTGTCGGGGAGCGACCAG contains these protein-coding regions:
- a CDS encoding AMP-binding protein, encoding MQIGLLVIAVLAILIVLLAVFSPRRFVRGFMRPILATLYRKRVVGLENLPQDRGYVIASNHVSWIDGILLLWMLPKNVRFVVDGANFNSRIGGYLGRAFDTILMYSGPKSIGRALKTAREGLSNGDVIGIFPEGTITRTGQLQAFKPGIQKILKGTNAAIMPVWLEGMWGSVFSFSGGKFFFKWPTQFRRTLTLYIGPPLEGDAPLELVRSHVQSLGARATIEQRDKFPTLARRVIRVWRKKGSIVQCADSMGTEVTGRELLTRVLALRRVLRRDVLDRDESTVAILLPPSVGGVATNIALTMDRRVTANLNYTVSSQVMNHCIHEAGIKHVLTSEKFLSKLDLQLDADVVLLESLKDKVTTWDKAVAFIQAVLLPAAVLDRVLGLHKIDKDDLLTIIFTSGSTGMPKGVMLTQANISHNVDAIERAVRLNYQDVVIGVLPFFHSFGYSVTLWAVMTLGPTGVYHFNPLDARQIGKLAAKYKASVLLGTPTFLRSYLRRVEPEQFATLDVVVVGAEKMPAELFDAFEERFGVRPVEGYGATELSPLVSVNIPPSRSAAKYQADRIEGSVGRPLPGIGARIVSPEDGSERLSGQDGMLMVTGPNVMKGYVNQDELTRKVVQDGWYVTGDIANVDDQGFLHITGRLSRFSKIGGEMVPHLRVEEEIAKVYGCKSGKEAACGSAEESDIEQPTVCVTAVPDAKKGERLVVLHLPTSKTYDEVRAGLISAGLPNLFIPSSDSFLEVDKIPQLGTGKLDIKGAQMVAKQHFGEV
- a CDS encoding deoxyribonuclease I, with protein sequence MEDSTRGNPIQVAVVVLLLVGGGWYFFKNYNIQGLDGVRVSPKNELWGDAELTSFPGESEFSGDSSRLVSGIAASSAQATSENPFTSTGRAAVTATPASVSPRPPARIANLRIASWALDGFGPTKLANPIARQNIVRIVHQFDIVALQQIAAIERDLIPRLVDEINQSGRRYDFVLGESNGPAGRQEQLAFVFDTTRVRVDRNQTYTVADPMNQMGYDPLVAWFQAAQPSVETAWTFSLVNIRVDLGQAPVEVALLPGILKSVRNDGRNEDDVVLTGLFQADDAYLVPTLVGDNIVAAVRSVPTDVFGRYQTSNILMDTTFCSEYLGRGGALDFLRVYNMSLADAEVVTSHLPVYAEFTATEGGRL
- a CDS encoding DUF1559 domain-containing protein — translated: MVSRPKTKTGFTLVELLVVIAIIGVLVGLLLPAVQAAREAARRMSCSNNMKQIGLALHNYHSAYKQLPKQSGGTYDLDSSGGNNNRFRLSWLIGITPFIEQQALWEQISNPMDRNNDGTIDYYSMGPWPWQTNYEPWMTELPAFRCPSDPGTGAPAMARTNYAACIGDSTDWVNWGYWRWQGGSWNQGHINSANASNRGFFYNRRSMKFRDMLDGLSNTVAVGEIATGLGDRDIRTDPYFGIGWGKIHGNPSACLDAGLTDPERPQFWEPSIGNSNPGLRSNSWKRGFRWSDSVPTYTSFTTMLPPNREVCIGGSGDFDTGVLPPSSRHQGGVHILMGDGAVKFITDSIEAGDSRSPVVKQGSPGIAPGSKSPYGLWGALGTRASKETIDSEF
- a CDS encoding universal stress protein, translating into MTKVILATDGSPQADDAIAFLKRLPMPRPVDVDIVTNVFVPLHNGDLTDPLLRDFREHQEAEANQYLERSEAALDDFADTVTRKFLHGDIGHSIVEFAEQNESDFIVMGATGRSGIGRILLGSVSDYVATHATCNVIVARKPLHQCSQEDPMKITIGYNDCEGSDEAISEFTKLDWTTTAAISLLGVVPVFQGFSPDLMPNIVQYRSEQRVAAMRYLKAGRERLTSEHTQLSTDQISCDVVETDHVGNAIIERLEENKNDVIVIGDSHRSRISRMLLGSVSRFVLQHAHCSMWIARDKNAVHD
- a CDS encoding SDR family oxidoreductase; the protein is MDLLDPHYEDDASPPLPMLVSGIAGVPGYNAFHYFRDLYGDQVIGVRQSNMWPLSGDGIVACDAEDADSVARLWDEYGFRSLLNFGGCCRLKSCELNVDMAHRVNVLGAENMIAQAIRHDARVIHLSVDLVFAGRVGGSYSEQDATDPVTVYGAKMVEAENVVLSRCDNACVLRISLPMGISFNEHAGAIDWIASRFKQNKPATLFTDEVRTPTYTDCMNGLFATLLDKPLTGLYHAGGPRRLTLYQIGQIVNRIGGYDPDLLHKSLRHEAGPMPPRAGDVSMDSSKLQQDLGYNPFDPWPLSDDWLPTHERWHYDRDDGFSGSEAMIKTLLYQNPDKPGLVPPSRNEVWGASRFA
- the odhB gene encoding 2-oxoglutarate dehydrogenase complex dihydrolipoyllysine-residue succinyltransferase codes for the protein MSESINVDVPTVGESISEVQIGQWLKQEGDWVKDGEDLVEIETEKASVQIPAPGSGYLENIQKASEEFAAVGETIASIRLSDAPDSNGTPPSEPAASAGGSSSPQAASSPAASGPAAGGQPAASGGSTATGTSASFVMPAAKRLLEEHGLSQSQVPATGPGGRLLKEDVLAFVRNRGNAPAAPAAPKPAASVPSPAPRPTASTSLVAESVPNRSEEVKPLSMLRRTIAARLVEAQQTAALLTTFNEIDMQPVMAIRKKYKDAFAERHGVKLGFMSFFAKASVEALRRYPLVNAEIRDDNIVYRHYHDIGVAIGGGKGLVVPILRNVERMSFADVEAGIAEFARQAGENRLQPADLIGGTFTISNGGVYGSLLSTPIVNPPQSGILGLHSIQERPVAIDGNVVIRPMMYVALTYDHRIVDGREAVGFLKTIKEIIEDPARLFLEL